A section of the Numida meleagris isolate 19003 breed g44 Domestic line chromosome 16, NumMel1.0, whole genome shotgun sequence genome encodes:
- the CRB2 gene encoding protein crumbs homolog 2 isoform X1: MSSRWLRLLAKNSVRLILRKQTEDTRDGDGNRVVQIRLITRDISSLECSKSGTSCSENGSSCSSSPCENGGSCKDLEVGYQCTCPMHPIAYMGINCELLYDACTKHDCPAHMICNETLGLLEYECICMPGFTGIDCSININECESNPCKDPRFECVDSVNGYTCKCQTGLNGEGCQSSMCSSHLCLNNGTCVEGPGDYTCICQPGFTGARCKDNIDECASNPCQNGAICRDRVNEYSCFCVPGFQGYNCEIDINECASRPCKNNGTCLNEMDHYVCKCIPGYTGINCEAEIDECDSYPCQNGALCTDHVGFYTCTCTPGYQGIQCEVDINECISQPCQHNGICHDLINSYRCDCSDTGFEGDHCELDILECASEPCLNNATCVEGIKNYSCACWTGYTGQRCEEDVNECATDPCHNGGVCFERSNQSYYGSRPDFPSDFSYSQAAGFLCWCQPGFAGETCFTNIDECESQPCQNGGRCMDLVDGFLCHCLPGYSGVECAVNINECEEGPCKNGAVCEDGIADYTCHCAPSQDGIVWGGKNCSVKLTGCQTHDCQNEALCIPTYQAESHGHLCQCQPGFYDATCSTPTTFSFASRGYLLIELPMNNQSRREVAGEQLASVSLRFRTTLPSAILFYRGHEAEYLFLELFDGILHVELKREDVGYLLLLERLRVDDGHWHKVEVVLQSTVQLKLWHDSCDAGVCLQSSPVPRSAAPIPDAFLSTYIGGAEDPLANNTQSQQGFVGCLEDLQVDAEVVLPAALPVSDTSPVTRGCDRTEWCLSEPCSHGGLCVDLWTTFRCDCSRPYGGPACSYEHPAVTFGLENSTSFSSFILSDSLGADFNISFFIRSLKRNGLLLQISNETDPCLTIYLKNGKLKIEMLSTDTVTFPENLVDGRRHLVALSFQGGIVGAHQSGMYVELGHLVGRPLLAGYEVYIGGRPDPHSTDLWGGYFKGCLQDIQMNSRKIEFFQVENYSLPDELNRTQNINLVNGCISDNTCKSEPCQNGGRCIVTWNDFHCSCPANFTGKFCEERVWCESDPCPEATTCIDVPAGYVCLANATFNSYAAIEFTTNSTVTRTLSSLLVDFRTRDEDAVLLRAMEEVDSLQIAIKNSSLLVDIRSGNSIEGVSFLSQNAVTDGAWHTISVSMEEPSALSSRWVAHLDGSVNMTLQGNAGNLDFLKNNALIVLAENFTGCLGQVKIGGIYLPFTSRLSYPQPEQFQQSSGRTVQLGCTGADVCASSPCLNAGTCKDLFNSFSCACSAGWEGLLCESDIDDCQSSPCVHGDCVDALADFQCECFRGYIGKKCDINVDDCVRHQCQNGATCVDGVYGYSCKCPAQYSGPRCEWPFPPEQCGKNFTCLNGGKCITETWGANCTCKPGFTGRNCQININECDPNPCQNGGTCQDSENKFKCLCSASYTGERCDINKGTPAFFPSPLIEVAVPVACGSLLLLSIGLIFMILTARKRRQSEGTYSPSQQEVAGARLEMDSVLKVPPEERLI; this comes from the exons GAACTTCATGCTCTGAAAATGGTAGCAGTTGTTCATCATCCCCGTGTGAAAATGGTGGGAGCTGTAAGGATTTGGAAGTGGGGTACCAGTGCACCTGCCCCATGCACCCCATAGCCTACATGGGCATAAACTGTGAACTCCTCTATGATGCATGCACTAAACATGATTGCCCTGCCCATATGATTTGCAACGAGACTCTAGGACTCCTGGAATATGAATGCATCTGTATGCCTGGCTTTACAGGTATTGATTGTAGCATTAATATTAATGAGTGCGAGAGCAACCCTTGTAAAGATCCTCGTTTTGAATGTGTAGATAGTGTAAATGGATACACCTGTAAATGCCAAACAGGACTGAATGGAGAAGGCTGCCAAAGTTCTATGTGCTCTAGCCACCTCTGCCTAAATAACGGAACATGTGTGGAGGGTCCTGGGGACTATACCTGCATCTGCCAACCTGGCTTCACCGGGGCCCGCTGCAAAGACAACATTGATGAGTGCGCCTCCAACCCGTGCCAGAACGGAGCCATCTGCCGAGACAGGGTGAATGAGTATAGCTGTTTCTGTGTGCCTGGGTTCCAAGGATACAACTGTGAAATAGACATCAACGAGTGTGCATCCCGCCCCTGTAAAAACAATGGCACCTGCCTGAATGAGATGGATCACTATGTGTGCAAGTGCATCCCCGGCTACACAG GTATCAACTGTGAAGCTGAAATAGATGAATGTGATTCATACCCTTGTCAGAATGGGGCCTTGTGCACTGATCATGTTGGGTTCTACACCTGCACCTGTACACCAGGTTACCAAGGAATCCAGTGTGAAGTAGACATCAATGAATGTATAAGCCAGCCATGCCAGCACAATGGGATATGTCATGACCTCATTAACAG TTACCGATGTGACTGCAGTGACACAGGCTTTGAAGGAGACCACTGCGAGTTGGATATCCTGGAGTGTGCCTCTGAGCCCTGTCTGAACAATGCCACGTGCGTTGAGGGAATCAAGAACTacagctgtgcctgctggaCGG GTTACACAGGGCAGCGTTGTGAAGAGGATGTGAATGAATGTGCAACAGATCCCTGTCACAATGGAGGCGTATGCTTTGAGCGATCCAACCAGTCCTATTATGGATCACGACCTGACTTCCCCAGTGATTTCAGCTACAGTCAAGCAGCTGGTTTCCTCTGCTGGTGCCAGCCAGGCTTTGCAG GGGAGACCTGCTTTACTAACATCGATGAGTGTGAGTCCCAGCCATGTCAGAATGGAGGTCGCTGCATGGACCTTGTTGATGGCTTTCTTTGTCATTGCCTGCCAGGTTATTCAG GTGTGGAATGTGCTGTTAACATCAATGAGTGTGAGGAGGGTCCCTGCAAGAATGGAGCTGTCTGTGAGGATGGCATTGCTGACTATACCTGCCACTGTGCCCCTAGCCAGGATGGCATTGTATGGGGAGGGAAGAACTGCTCTGTCAAGCTCACTGGGTGCCAGACGCATGACTGCCAAAATGAGGCCTTGTGTATCCCGACTTACCAAGCTGAGAGCCACGGccacctgtgccagtgccagcCTGGTTTCTATGATGCCACATGCTCAACACCaacaacattttcctttgcttccagAGGGTATCTCCTCATTGAGCTGCCCATGAACAAtcagagcaggagggaggtAGCAGGAGAGCAGCTTGCCAGTGTGTCCCTCCGATTCCGAACCACCTTGCCCAGCGCCATCCTTTTTTACCGAGGCCACGAAGCTGAATACTTGTTCCTGGAGCTCTTTGATGGCATTCTGCATGTAGAACTGAAGAGGGAGGATGTTGGGtacctgctgctcctggagcGGCTGAGAGTTGATGATGGCCATTGGCATAAAGTTGAAGTTgttctgcagagcactgtgcaGCTCAAACTCTGGCATGACTCCTGTGATGCAGGTGtctgcctgcagagctctcCTGTCCCACGCAGTGCTGCTCCGATCCCAGATGCCTTCCTGAGCACGTATATTGGAGGTGCTGAGGATCCACTGGCCAACAACACACAGAGCCAGCAGGGCTTTGTTGGCTGCCTGGAAGACTTGCAGGTGGATGCTGAAGTTGTGCTCCCAGCGGCTCTCCCTGTAAGTGATACTTCCCCTGTGACACGGGGCTGTGACCGGACAGAGTGGTGCCTCTCCGAGCCCTGCTCTCATGGCGGGCTGTGTGTGGACCTTTGGACAACGTTCAGGTGTGACTGTTCGAGGCCGTACGGAGGCCCTGCTTGCTCATACG aaCACCCAGCAGTAACATTTGGCCTGGAGAATTCTAccagcttttcctctttcatcctTTCTGATAGCCTTGGTGCAGACTTCAACATCTCCTTCTTCATTCGTAGTCTGAAACGTAACGGTTTACTACTGCAAATCAGCAATGAAACAGACCCCTGCCTCACTATATACTTGAAGAATGGCAAGCTAAAGATTGAAATGTTATCTACAGATACCGTGACATTTCCAGAAAATTTAGTTGATGGAAGAAGACATTTGGTAGCTCTGTCTTTCCAAGGAGGAATTGTTGGTGCTCACCAATCAGGCATGTATGTGGAGCTGGGACACCTGGTAGGAAGGCCTCTTTTAGCTGGCTATGAAGTGTATATTGGTGGACGTCCTGACCCACACAGCACTGACCTGTGGGGAGGGTATTTTAAAGGCTGCTTGCAAGACATCCAAATGAACAGCCGCAAAATAGAGTTTTTTCAGGTTGAGAACTACAGTCTGCCAGATGAACTTAATAGGACTCAAAATATTAATCTGGTAAATGGATGCATCTCTGATAACACCTGCAAG TCTGAACCATGTCAGAATGGTGGCAGGTGCATTGTCACTTGGAATGATTTCCATTGCAGCTGTCCAGCAAATTTCACTGGGAAGTTTTGTGAAGAGAGAGTCTGGTGTGAAAGCGACCCGTGTCCTGAAGCTACCACCTGTATAGATGTTCCAGCAGGATATGTGT GTCTGGCTAATGCAACATTTAATAGCTATGCTGCCATTGAATTTACCACTAATTCAACAGTGACTAGAACTCTGAGCAGCCTCCTCGTGGATTTCAGAACCAGAGACGAAGACGCTGTTTTGCTTCGGGCTATGGAAGAAGTGGACTCCCTCCAGATAGCCATTAAGAACTCCTCCTTGCTTGTTGACATCAGGAGTGGGAATAGTATTGAAGGTGTCAGCTTCCTGAGTCAGAATGCTGTCACAGATGGTGCCTGGCACACAATCTCTGTGTCAATGGAGGAGCCTTCTGCACTGTCTTCCAGATGGGTGGCTCATTTGGATGGGTCTGTTAATATGACTCTGCAGGGAAATGCTGGGAACCTGGACTTCCTAAAGAACAACGCGCTGATTGTTCTAGCTGAAAACTTCACGGGCTGCCTAGGACAAGTGAAGATAGGAGGGATCTACCTGCCGTTCACCTCCCGTCTCTCGTACCCTCAGCCAGAACAGTTCCAGCAGTCCAGCGGAAGGACTGTCCAGTTAGGCTGCACGGGGGCTGATGTTTGTGCTTCGAGCCCTTGCCTCAATGCCGGCACCTGCAAGGACTTGTTCAACTCCTtcagctgtgcctgcagtgctggctgggaGGGGCTGCTGTGCGAGTCCGATATTGATGACTGCCAGTCAAGCCCCTGTGTTCATGGGGACTGTGTTGATGCGTTAGCAGATTTTCAGTGTGAATGCTTCCGGGGATACATTGGGAAGAAGTGTGACATCAATGTGGACGACTGCGTGCGGCACCAGTGCCAAAATGGAGCTACCTGCGTCGATGGGGTTTATGGCTACTCCTGCAAGTGCCCAGCACAGTATTCAGGACCTCGCTGCGA aTGGCCATTCCCACCTGAGCAATGTGGTAAGAACTTCACCTGTCTGAATGGTGGCAAGTGCATCACTGAGACCTGGGGAGCCAACTGCACCTGCAAGCCAGGTTTCACTGGAAGGAA ttgtcaaattaatataaatgaatGTGATCCAAACCCTTGCCAGAACGGAGGTACCTGTCAAGACTCTGAGAACAAATTCAAGTGTTTGTGCAGTGCCAGCTACACTGGAGAGCGCTGTGACATTAAC aaaggGACTCCagctttcttcccctccccactAATTGAAGTAGCTGTCCCTGTAGCCTGTGGCTCTTTACTGCTGCTCAGTATTGGTCTCATATTCATGATTCTCACTGCAAGGAAGAGGCGCCAATCAGAGGGAACCTACAGCCCAAGTCAGCAAGAAGTGGCAGGAGCGCGGCTGGAGATGGACAGTGTCCTAAAGGTGCCACCTGAAGAACGGTTAATATAG
- the CRB2 gene encoding protein crumbs homolog 2 isoform X3: MELKKTTSRVYNAALLLPLFLLFWGTSCSENGSSCSSSPCENGGSCKDLEVGYQCTCPMHPIAYMGINCELLYDACTKHDCPAHMICNETLGLLEYECICMPGFTGIDCSININECESNPCKDPRFECVDSVNGYTCKCQTGLNGEGCQSSMCSSHLCLNNGTCVEGPGDYTCICQPGFTGARCKDNIDECASNPCQNGAICRDRVNEYSCFCVPGFQGYNCEIDINECASRPCKNNGTCLNEMDHYVCKCIPGYTGINCEAEIDECDSYPCQNGALCTDHVGFYTCTCTPGYQGIQCEVDINECISQPCQHNGICHDLINSYRCDCSDTGFEGDHCELDILECASEPCLNNATCVEGIKNYSCACWTGYTGQRCEEDVNECATDPCHNGGVCFERSNQSYYGSRPDFPSDFSYSQAAGFLCWCQPGFAGETCFTNIDECESQPCQNGGRCMDLVDGFLCHCLPGYSGVECAVNINECEEGPCKNGAVCEDGIADYTCHCAPSQDGIVWGGKNCSVKLTGCQTHDCQNEALCIPTYQAESHGHLCQCQPGFYDATCSTPTTFSFASRGYLLIELPMNNQSRREVAGEQLASVSLRFRTTLPSAILFYRGHEAEYLFLELFDGILHVELKREDVGYLLLLERLRVDDGHWHKVEVVLQSTVQLKLWHDSCDAGVCLQSSPVPRSAAPIPDAFLSTYIGGAEDPLANNTQSQQGFVGCLEDLQVDAEVVLPAALPVSDTSPVTRGCDRTEWCLSEPCSHGGLCVDLWTTFRCDCSRPYGGPACSYEHPAVTFGLENSTSFSSFILSDSLGADFNISFFIRSLKRNGLLLQISNETDPCLTIYLKNGKLKIEMLSTDTVTFPENLVDGRRHLVALSFQGGIVGAHQSGMYVELGHLVGRPLLAGYEVYIGGRPDPHSTDLWGGYFKGCLQDIQMNSRKIEFFQVENYSLPDELNRTQNINLVNGCISDNTCKSEPCQNGGRCIVTWNDFHCSCPANFTGKFCEERVWCESDPCPEATTCIDVPAGYVCLANATFNSYAAIEFTTNSTVTRTLSSLLVDFRTRDEDAVLLRAMEEVDSLQIAIKNSSLLVDIRSGNSIEGVSFLSQNAVTDGAWHTISVSMEEPSALSSRWVAHLDGSVNMTLQGNAGNLDFLKNNALIVLAENFTGCLGQVKIGGIYLPFTSRLSYPQPEQFQQSSGRTVQLGCTGADVCASSPCLNAGTCKDLFNSFSCACSAGWEGLLCESDIDDCQSSPCVHGDCVDALADFQCECFRGYIGKKCDINVDDCVRHQCQNGATCVDGVYGYSCKCPAQYSGPRCEWPFPPEQCGKNFTCLNGGKCITETWGANCTCKPGFTGRNCQININECDPNPCQNGGTCQDSENKFKCLCSASYTGERCDINKGTPAFFPSPLIEVAVPVACGSLLLLSIGLIFMILTARKRRQSEGTYSPSQQEVAGARLEMDSVLKVPPEERLI, from the exons GAACTTCATGCTCTGAAAATGGTAGCAGTTGTTCATCATCCCCGTGTGAAAATGGTGGGAGCTGTAAGGATTTGGAAGTGGGGTACCAGTGCACCTGCCCCATGCACCCCATAGCCTACATGGGCATAAACTGTGAACTCCTCTATGATGCATGCACTAAACATGATTGCCCTGCCCATATGATTTGCAACGAGACTCTAGGACTCCTGGAATATGAATGCATCTGTATGCCTGGCTTTACAGGTATTGATTGTAGCATTAATATTAATGAGTGCGAGAGCAACCCTTGTAAAGATCCTCGTTTTGAATGTGTAGATAGTGTAAATGGATACACCTGTAAATGCCAAACAGGACTGAATGGAGAAGGCTGCCAAAGTTCTATGTGCTCTAGCCACCTCTGCCTAAATAACGGAACATGTGTGGAGGGTCCTGGGGACTATACCTGCATCTGCCAACCTGGCTTCACCGGGGCCCGCTGCAAAGACAACATTGATGAGTGCGCCTCCAACCCGTGCCAGAACGGAGCCATCTGCCGAGACAGGGTGAATGAGTATAGCTGTTTCTGTGTGCCTGGGTTCCAAGGATACAACTGTGAAATAGACATCAACGAGTGTGCATCCCGCCCCTGTAAAAACAATGGCACCTGCCTGAATGAGATGGATCACTATGTGTGCAAGTGCATCCCCGGCTACACAG GTATCAACTGTGAAGCTGAAATAGATGAATGTGATTCATACCCTTGTCAGAATGGGGCCTTGTGCACTGATCATGTTGGGTTCTACACCTGCACCTGTACACCAGGTTACCAAGGAATCCAGTGTGAAGTAGACATCAATGAATGTATAAGCCAGCCATGCCAGCACAATGGGATATGTCATGACCTCATTAACAG TTACCGATGTGACTGCAGTGACACAGGCTTTGAAGGAGACCACTGCGAGTTGGATATCCTGGAGTGTGCCTCTGAGCCCTGTCTGAACAATGCCACGTGCGTTGAGGGAATCAAGAACTacagctgtgcctgctggaCGG GTTACACAGGGCAGCGTTGTGAAGAGGATGTGAATGAATGTGCAACAGATCCCTGTCACAATGGAGGCGTATGCTTTGAGCGATCCAACCAGTCCTATTATGGATCACGACCTGACTTCCCCAGTGATTTCAGCTACAGTCAAGCAGCTGGTTTCCTCTGCTGGTGCCAGCCAGGCTTTGCAG GGGAGACCTGCTTTACTAACATCGATGAGTGTGAGTCCCAGCCATGTCAGAATGGAGGTCGCTGCATGGACCTTGTTGATGGCTTTCTTTGTCATTGCCTGCCAGGTTATTCAG GTGTGGAATGTGCTGTTAACATCAATGAGTGTGAGGAGGGTCCCTGCAAGAATGGAGCTGTCTGTGAGGATGGCATTGCTGACTATACCTGCCACTGTGCCCCTAGCCAGGATGGCATTGTATGGGGAGGGAAGAACTGCTCTGTCAAGCTCACTGGGTGCCAGACGCATGACTGCCAAAATGAGGCCTTGTGTATCCCGACTTACCAAGCTGAGAGCCACGGccacctgtgccagtgccagcCTGGTTTCTATGATGCCACATGCTCAACACCaacaacattttcctttgcttccagAGGGTATCTCCTCATTGAGCTGCCCATGAACAAtcagagcaggagggaggtAGCAGGAGAGCAGCTTGCCAGTGTGTCCCTCCGATTCCGAACCACCTTGCCCAGCGCCATCCTTTTTTACCGAGGCCACGAAGCTGAATACTTGTTCCTGGAGCTCTTTGATGGCATTCTGCATGTAGAACTGAAGAGGGAGGATGTTGGGtacctgctgctcctggagcGGCTGAGAGTTGATGATGGCCATTGGCATAAAGTTGAAGTTgttctgcagagcactgtgcaGCTCAAACTCTGGCATGACTCCTGTGATGCAGGTGtctgcctgcagagctctcCTGTCCCACGCAGTGCTGCTCCGATCCCAGATGCCTTCCTGAGCACGTATATTGGAGGTGCTGAGGATCCACTGGCCAACAACACACAGAGCCAGCAGGGCTTTGTTGGCTGCCTGGAAGACTTGCAGGTGGATGCTGAAGTTGTGCTCCCAGCGGCTCTCCCTGTAAGTGATACTTCCCCTGTGACACGGGGCTGTGACCGGACAGAGTGGTGCCTCTCCGAGCCCTGCTCTCATGGCGGGCTGTGTGTGGACCTTTGGACAACGTTCAGGTGTGACTGTTCGAGGCCGTACGGAGGCCCTGCTTGCTCATACG aaCACCCAGCAGTAACATTTGGCCTGGAGAATTCTAccagcttttcctctttcatcctTTCTGATAGCCTTGGTGCAGACTTCAACATCTCCTTCTTCATTCGTAGTCTGAAACGTAACGGTTTACTACTGCAAATCAGCAATGAAACAGACCCCTGCCTCACTATATACTTGAAGAATGGCAAGCTAAAGATTGAAATGTTATCTACAGATACCGTGACATTTCCAGAAAATTTAGTTGATGGAAGAAGACATTTGGTAGCTCTGTCTTTCCAAGGAGGAATTGTTGGTGCTCACCAATCAGGCATGTATGTGGAGCTGGGACACCTGGTAGGAAGGCCTCTTTTAGCTGGCTATGAAGTGTATATTGGTGGACGTCCTGACCCACACAGCACTGACCTGTGGGGAGGGTATTTTAAAGGCTGCTTGCAAGACATCCAAATGAACAGCCGCAAAATAGAGTTTTTTCAGGTTGAGAACTACAGTCTGCCAGATGAACTTAATAGGACTCAAAATATTAATCTGGTAAATGGATGCATCTCTGATAACACCTGCAAG TCTGAACCATGTCAGAATGGTGGCAGGTGCATTGTCACTTGGAATGATTTCCATTGCAGCTGTCCAGCAAATTTCACTGGGAAGTTTTGTGAAGAGAGAGTCTGGTGTGAAAGCGACCCGTGTCCTGAAGCTACCACCTGTATAGATGTTCCAGCAGGATATGTGT GTCTGGCTAATGCAACATTTAATAGCTATGCTGCCATTGAATTTACCACTAATTCAACAGTGACTAGAACTCTGAGCAGCCTCCTCGTGGATTTCAGAACCAGAGACGAAGACGCTGTTTTGCTTCGGGCTATGGAAGAAGTGGACTCCCTCCAGATAGCCATTAAGAACTCCTCCTTGCTTGTTGACATCAGGAGTGGGAATAGTATTGAAGGTGTCAGCTTCCTGAGTCAGAATGCTGTCACAGATGGTGCCTGGCACACAATCTCTGTGTCAATGGAGGAGCCTTCTGCACTGTCTTCCAGATGGGTGGCTCATTTGGATGGGTCTGTTAATATGACTCTGCAGGGAAATGCTGGGAACCTGGACTTCCTAAAGAACAACGCGCTGATTGTTCTAGCTGAAAACTTCACGGGCTGCCTAGGACAAGTGAAGATAGGAGGGATCTACCTGCCGTTCACCTCCCGTCTCTCGTACCCTCAGCCAGAACAGTTCCAGCAGTCCAGCGGAAGGACTGTCCAGTTAGGCTGCACGGGGGCTGATGTTTGTGCTTCGAGCCCTTGCCTCAATGCCGGCACCTGCAAGGACTTGTTCAACTCCTtcagctgtgcctgcagtgctggctgggaGGGGCTGCTGTGCGAGTCCGATATTGATGACTGCCAGTCAAGCCCCTGTGTTCATGGGGACTGTGTTGATGCGTTAGCAGATTTTCAGTGTGAATGCTTCCGGGGATACATTGGGAAGAAGTGTGACATCAATGTGGACGACTGCGTGCGGCACCAGTGCCAAAATGGAGCTACCTGCGTCGATGGGGTTTATGGCTACTCCTGCAAGTGCCCAGCACAGTATTCAGGACCTCGCTGCGA aTGGCCATTCCCACCTGAGCAATGTGGTAAGAACTTCACCTGTCTGAATGGTGGCAAGTGCATCACTGAGACCTGGGGAGCCAACTGCACCTGCAAGCCAGGTTTCACTGGAAGGAA ttgtcaaattaatataaatgaatGTGATCCAAACCCTTGCCAGAACGGAGGTACCTGTCAAGACTCTGAGAACAAATTCAAGTGTTTGTGCAGTGCCAGCTACACTGGAGAGCGCTGTGACATTAAC aaaggGACTCCagctttcttcccctccccactAATTGAAGTAGCTGTCCCTGTAGCCTGTGGCTCTTTACTGCTGCTCAGTATTGGTCTCATATTCATGATTCTCACTGCAAGGAAGAGGCGCCAATCAGAGGGAACCTACAGCCCAAGTCAGCAAGAAGTGGCAGGAGCGCGGCTGGAGATGGACAGTGTCCTAAAGGTGCCACCTGAAGAACGGTTAATATAG